AAAACTCCGTATATCAAAAAAATGTTTTTAAATACTCGGTATTAAAAGATCAAGTATACACTTTCGAAAATCCCTCTGATATCGAAAAACTATCTGAACTCGAAAATCAAATCCCACCGCATGTTTTATCACGCTATAACGATTTGTATCAACAAAATGTTAAAATCAATACTGAGCTCGCGCACTTAGTTGAAGAAGGAGTCATCACTTGCTTGGTCATTGGCCAAGACGATGGATACCCCTTTGGAATTCCTAATATAAGCAAGAAACAAATTCAGCACTATGTTAGTCAATTGTCTAGCAGAGATAGAATTATCATTACACGCGGCACTGACGAAGTCGCTTTATCGCTGCTCGGAAGAATCGTAACAGACTTTAGCAGTCATCACCCTCGTGTATTTGTAATGTATTCAGATGAGAATGCTCCGCGAGTTACAATGCCCTATATGCCTAATACCGTGGCAACAACGGTAAGGGAAAAAATTTTCCTTACCGGTTGTCAGGAAACTAATGATATAAATACAGCCGACTATGTTCTCTATGTCCACATCGGCACCGATAAAAATATAGATAATCTGCCCGAAATGGCTAAACAGCTTAATGATTTACTCAATAATGGCTATAAAGTAGCATTAGTAGATTTAAGTGAAAACTTTTACGCTAGCCAGACGCTTTTTCCTCATTTAGATAAGAAAAATGCAGTTGTAACAAAGCTTATAGCGTATGCCGGCTGGAATACCACAAGTAATTCGGTCGGTACAGCAGTAACGCAGGCTTTAGTTTTCACTGACGGATTAAAAAGATACCATTCTGCTTATGATATAGTTAAGCTACATCAAGATAATCTAGAATTTCTAACTTCAAGATTCCTCGATGATTGGTACTTCCAAAAGAATATCCAGGACATCATTAATAGTCATCTCAAGGATCGTAAGGCTGACCCCTACAACCTGAATGGTGTTTACGCACAAACAAACCGCCTGGTAAGCACTCTTATGCAAAACCAGGCTCAGATCCTGTATCATGACTATTTTTATAACCACCCTATTTTAATTAAGACACCAGATGGACTAAAAAAATATTATATAACTGACCTTAATGTGGAAGCTCATCTACCATGGGAGCGAACTTTTGAAATTTTTATCAATACTAAATTATCCTATGGTCTTTATCAATGACGGTAAAATATCACAGAAAACAGTTGACAATAATGCCCTCTCTGTGTATACTTAATAACTGTGATAACAAACTGTTTTGTGTAATCTTACGATTATATAGGGGCGTAGCCAAGTCGGTAAGGCAACGGACTTTGACTCCGTCATGCGTTGGTTCGAGTCCAGCCGCCCCTGCCATCTTTACTTCGGGATGTGGCTCAGCTTGGTAGAGCGTTCGGTTCGGGACCGAAAGGTCGCAGGTTCGAATCCTGTCATCCCGACCATTTAAATTATATAACCCAAATATAAAGACATAAGCTTCAGCTACATCCGCAAGGACCTGGCGCAGCTTATGTCTTTTATAATGCCTAAAATATTCTAAGCCGCCGGTAATGTCAAACCGGCGGCTTCTTCTTATAATTCTTCAGTTCTGTCTTTCTTAGCGTTGGCAATAATTGTCTCTGCAATCCGCTGCGGAACTTCTTCGTAATGTGAGAAGCTCATATCATAGTTGCCCCGGCCCTGGGTTATTGATCGCAAATCGACGGTATATCTGAACATCTCTGAGAATGGAACTTGAGCTTTTACTAAACTCATTCCTTTACCAACCGGTTCCATACCTAATACGCGGCCACGTTTCCCATTGAGGTCTCCTATGACATCACCCATGAAAGACTCCGGTACATTTATCTCAACATTGCAGATGGGTTCTAATAACACAGGCTTTGCCTGAAGAGCTCCTTTCCTCAACGCCCCTGAACTAGCGATTTTAAAGGCCATTTCTGAAGAGTCTACTGTATGATATGAGCCATCGTATAGTGTAACCTTAACGTCAACCATCGGATAGCCAGCTAATATTCCTCCATTTAGTGCTTCGCGTACACCTTTTTCGACCGCAGGAATATACTGGCGCGGTACAGCGCCGCCAAAGATAGAATCCACAAATTCGAACTGTTTACCTGGCTCCAGCGGATCAAGTTGGAGCCAGACATGGCCAAACTGTCCATGTCCACCGCTTTGTTTCTTATGCTTACCCTCAACTTTAACAGAGCCACGAATGGTCTCACGATAAGGAATTTTAGGATCGCGCAGCAGTACATCAACACCGAATTTACGTTTCATGCGCTCTGCAAGAATATCGGTATGCAGTTCACCCATCCCACTAACTAACAACTGGGCAGTTTCAACATCTTTACGGACTTTGAAGGTTGGATCTTCATCCATTAAACGGTTCAAGGCATTTGAAATCTTATCTTCATCGCCTTTATTCTTAGCCTCGATACACATAGTAAACATTGGCTTGGGATATGATATCGACTCATAAACTACTGGCTTATCTTTATCGGCAAGTGTATCACCGGTAGTGGTTTCTTGCAATTTCGCAACGACTACAATATCGCCGGCATGTGCACAAGTCAGTGGATCTTGTGTCTTACCGCGTAGCGTGAAAATACTACCAATACGTTCAATTTTTTCTTTTGAAGCATTATATAGCATGCTGTCGGGTTTCATTGAACCAGAGAGAACCCTTAGGTAACTCAACCTGCCCACAAACGGATCAGCAGTTGTCTTAAACACGATAGCCGAAAACGGGTCTGTGATCTTGCGTTCTACTGTTTCCTTGCTTACAGGATGCATACCCATAGCGACTTTACTATCCGGTGAAGGAATATATGCTAAAACTGAGTCTAGTAATTGCTGTATACCAATATTTTTTAAGGCTGATCCACAGAGAACCGGGAATATTTTGGCGTCTGCAATTCCTTTTAACAGTCCTTTTTTTAGTTCATCATCACTTAATTCTTCTCCATCTAGGTATTTTACCAGTAAATCATCATCAGTTTCAGCAACAGCCTCAATTAGGATTTGCCTGCTTTCCAATGCACGTTCGAGTAAATCTTCAGGAATGTCACTTTCAGTAGATTTATTGGTTTGGGACCAAGTTATTGCTTTCATCTTAATTAAGTCAACAATACCTTTGAAAGAATCTTCCGCCCCAATTGGCAGCTGCAGAGGGACAACGCTCGTCGACAGTCTTTCTTTCATAGAATCAAAAACACTGAAGTAATCGGCATTCTCACGGTCCATCTTGTTGATAAAGCCAATGCGAGGCAAGGAAAGCTCGTCAGCATATTGCCAAACCTTTTCTGTTTCCACCTCGACGCCTGAGGCCGCGCATAAAACGACCAAAGCACTATCAACTGCCCGTAAAGTACCTTTAACTTCAGCTACAAAGTCCGCATATCCGGGGGTATCAACGAAATTTATCTTGTGATCACGCCACTCACAAGGAGCAAGTGCCGCGCTGATGGTAACTTTCCGTTTTACTTCTTCAGGTTCAAAGTCCGTTGTGGACGTCCCGTCATCTACACGGCCTAGACGATTAATCGCACCTGAGTTAAATAAGAAAGCTTCCGCCAACGAAGTCTTTCCCGCCCCACCGTGGGCAACAATACCAACATTTCTTAGCCCGTCACTTCTGTACTCTTTCAATTAATATCCCTCCTATATGCTTAGATTAACTTGAACCACACATAGCGTGACTCATGGTGTAAATTGCATGTTTTAGAAATTCTCTGTTTACTGGAAATATTCCTTCTTTTCAGTCAATTTATTCGCGTATTAGTATAAATTTGGTAAAAATATTCTAATGGGCTTAAAAAATAATAACCGCCTTCTCAGGCGGCTATTATTTTTTAGTATTTAACTTTTGTTACAAATCGCACGCATCATTCTTCTAAAAGGTTTGGGCACCCGTAAAAGGTATACCTTCAACGCTTTCACCACGCTCGCCCCCTTGTCACTATGCAGTACAATGTCGTTATAATCTATGTCAGGAGCTTGCATTTCGTGTCAATAGTTAATAAATTTCATTTACATTTGTTCAAAACGCATTAGAACAAAACATAAATCTGATAGTCTATTTAAGGTAATCACAATAGACTCATCAACTGGCTCAGCTTTTGCTAAACGGAGCACTTGGCGCTCTGCACGGCGTGTGATCGTCCGTGCCATATCAAGCGCAGCCCCTGCCGGGGTATCTCCGGGAATAAGAAATTCTTTCAAAGGCGGAAGCCTTTCTTCAAAAGAATCTATTATCTTCTCAAGTAGCTCCACCTGTACGTTTGTAATATAAGTAGCTTTGTCGCCCTTGCTGGCAAGTTGAGCCATAACCATCATTAATAATTTTTGCGATTTAACAATTGTTTCGGAAACATCCTGTTTTTTACAAAATGCTCTGGCTAAACCTAGGGCCGAAGTTATTTCATCAACTGTTCCATAAGCCTCAACTCTTAAGCTGTCTTTATCTACGCGTTCGCCGGTTAACAGGCTAGTAATCCCCTTATCTCCCGTTTTCGTATAAACTTTCATTTTTCCACCTCAATAAAAACATTATCAGCATTAACTATTACTTCTGCTGCTGCAAATAATCCTTAGCCAACTGATGATATTCTATTGCTGACTTACGAATTGCTTCAACTTCTTGGTTAGTTAGCGTTCGAACGACCTTACCTGGTACACCCATAACCATTGAATTAGGCGGTATTACTTTACGTTCAGGTACAACCGACCCAGCCGCAATAATACAGTTATCACCAATCTGAGCATAACTCAAAATGACTGCTCCCATACCAACTAGGCAATTGTTACCAATAATACAGCCATGAACTATTGCGCCATGGCCGACAGTTACATAGTCCCCAATTTCACAGGGATAGTCGTGCATTACATGGACGGTTGAATTATCTTGAATATTTGTATACTTCCCAATAAGAATAGGATGCGTATCACCGCGCAGCACTGTGTTGTACCAAATACCGGAGTTTTCCCCAATCGTAACCTCGCCGATCACTCTGGCACCTTCAGCAACAAAAACAGTCGGATCAATTTTGGGTATTAAATCTTTATAAGGCATTATTTTTTTTGAAGACACTACGTTAACAACTCCCTGTATTGATTAAAATCAAGATCTTTTATGATAGCAATAATCAGGCGCACCGCCGCCTCATAATCATCACGGTGGATAATACTGTTGTGACTATGAATATAGCGTGTCGGAATGCTAAGAACCAAACTTGGTACGCCCTGGTTGTGAACATGAATCTTACCGGCGTCAGTTCCGCCGCCCTCTGTAAATTCCAACTGATATGGGATATTATTCTTTTCTGCAACATCAATAACGAAGTTTCTCAATTTTGTATGAGGAATCATGCTGGCATCATAGATCGCAATAGCAACACCTTTACCCAGTTTACTCGACGCCAAATCTTCAGTTACACCTGGAGTGTCGCCCGCCACACAGGTGTCAACGGCAAAAGCAATATCCGGGTTTATAACGTTGCTGCTAGTCTGAGCACCACGCAACCCAACTTCTTCTTGGACAGTACCGACACCATAAACTGTATTAGCATGCATTTCATTTTGCAATTTTTCCAACACTTCTGTAATAATTGCACAGCCAATACGATTATCCCAAGCCTTGGCCATCAGGAATTTTTCGTTGGCCATAACGGTGAATTCGCTGTAAGGCGCAATTGGATCGCCAGGTCGTACACCAAATCGCGATCTTGCCTCCTGTTCGTCGGCAGCACCAATATCAATGAACATTTCACGCTTCTTTACAACCTTTTTGCGTTCCTCTGGTGTTAGAATATGCGGCGGCTTACTGCCAACTATTCCTGGAATATTTCCTTTAGATGTCAATACCGTTACTCGCTGACCCAGCATTACCTGTTCCCACCAGCCACCTAGCGTAGTAAATCTTATAAATCCTTCTTTGGTTATAGTTTTAACCATAAACCCAATCTCATCCATATGAGTGGCAAGCATTATCTTGGGTTCAGCGAGACTACCTTTTTTTGCAAAAATCACGCTGCCGATCTTATCGTAAGAAATCTCGGTTATATGGCTGAGCTTTTTCATCATTAAATCTTTTACTGGCTGCTCAAAACCCGATACACCTGGTACTGTAGATATTTCTTTTAACCAATTCAGCGTTTTATCCATAACATATCCTCCTCTAATTAAAAGCCGTGGCGGCTCTATCTACAGTATATTGTACGGTAATTGTTTTTTGTATTCAGTCGCTACTTTTCCAAACGGTTTTTGATTGCTTGGAGCATACTCATGCAGTTCTCGCGAACCTTCTTTTTTAAGATAGGGTTTAACAGGCCAGCTATCATTGGTATACCAAATTCAAAATCTACCGTTAATTTGATTTCAGTACCGTTTTCAAGCGGCGTCAAAATCCACTCACCCTCAAATTTTTTAAGATCTCCTTCAATTTGCCGATAGGTAATATGCATATTCTCATCATCAAAAGTATCAAGCTCAATCCATTTAATGACTCGACCGTCTACATTTGACACCCATCTAGTTTGAGTAGTGTTGGCATTGCGCTCAATTATCTCAACGCTTTCTAAGTCGTCCATAAACTCTGGGTATTTATCCATTTCCTTTAAAATTGGATATACTTCATCGGGTTTTGCTTTAATCGGTAATGTTACTTCAACGTATGGCACAGTTTTCCCCTCCCTTAAAAATCTTCAATCATTTCCTGAGCTTTTTCTACAGCATCAGCAACTACTTTTAGAACAATATCAATTTGCTCACGGCCGATAATAAGCGGCGGTTCAATCCGGATTACTTTTGGGTTGTTAAGTGTATAAGCTACCAGCACCCCATTGTTGACAAGTTCGCTCATCATAAGACCGCCTATACCTTCCTTGGTAAGTTCAATACCAATCATCAGACCCTTGCCGCGCACTTCTTTGATTACGTCGCCGAAAGACGCCTGGATCTTCTTGAGACCTTCAATAAAATATGCGCCTTCCACAGCCGCGCGCTCAGAAAGCTTATCTTCCTTAATAACTTCGATTGCAGCAATTGCTGCGGAACAAGCTAGAGGATTTCCGCCAAAGGTTGATGTATGGAGGAACGGGCTTGTTATATATTTTTCCCAGACACTAGCTTTGGCTGTAAAAGCCCCAATCGGCATAACTCCGCCCCCAAGGGCCTTGGCCATAGTAATGATATCAGGAACGACATTATAATGGTCGACAGCAAACATTTTACCGGTGCGCCCGAGTCCGGTCTGAACTTCATCACAGATTAACAGTGCACCATATTCGTCACATAACTGTCTGACGGCCGGCAAATAATTATCATATGGTACAATTATACCGCCCTCACCTTGAATTGGTTCAATGATTACAGCTGCAGTGTCATGATCAATTTCCTGCTTCAAAGTCTGAATATCGTTGAAGGGTACATGACTGAACCCGGATAAGAGCGGTTGGAACGGTTCCCTAAACATGTCGCGCCCCGTTGCAGTAAGTGCTCCTAGCGTTTTACCATGGAATGAGTTAACAGTAGATATAACCTTAGAACGACCGGTATGAACGCGAGCCAGTTTTAAAGCACCCTCTACTGCTTCAGCGCCGCTATTAACAAAAAAGCTGAATCGCAAATCGCCTGGTGTAATTCCTGCTAACACTTCCGCTAAATCGGCCATTGGCTTATCAAAAAGCACCTTGCTAGACAGCGGCATAGTATCAAGCTGACGTTTAACTGCCTCGACTACCTTGGGGTTTCTATGCCCTAAACTAAACACACCGTAGCCGCCTAAACAGTCGATATATTCCTTGCCATCAATGTCACGGATAATTGTTCCCTCAGCTTCCCATTCAATTGTTGCCAATCCCATAAAACGGAATAAACGAGCAACTGCAGGATTTATGTATTTTTCATATTTTTCGATCGTCTCTGAGACTATTAAACCTTTATCCAATTATTTGCACCCCCAGCTAAAAATAGCACATATTGGTATTTGTTTCTATTATAACAGATGAAATCCTTTTTTAGTCTACAGAAATTGAGATTTCAAACCTCCAAGAGACGGCGTGAAACGGCAAATTGTAAAGATTATGCTATAATTATATAAAACAATTATGCAGAGGTAATTTATGAGCAAAATATTAACTGAACAACTGGAGGCCGGTTTCATCTTTGGTGACGCCAGTACCGAGGAATACGTTTATATGCCGGGTGGTGAGATTGGTGCATCTGATCCGTTATGCGTTATTGAAAAAGGTAATTCTTGCAATGACATCAGCCTAGAGGAAGCAATTGATTTAATTTTGCGGCTGACATTAAGACCAGTCAGACACCCCCGTTTAGGCACAAAATCCTGTTGAGCGCAGCTCCAACTTCAATCACCCCTCGGGTACATAACGTCTTTTTCCTTACCGAACACGTAAAGTTAGACTTTCGCTATCTTGGCATATAACCCGTCCCCCTATTTCTTTATAGCACTTCATTTTAAAGGCAACTCCGGTGTTAGCAATTATAGTTTTTAGCCTTTAAACTTGTCATGGCATAGAATATTGTGGGGGTGAATTTTAGTGGCCCATTCTATTGTTATTGACTTATCTGATCGAAAATTATATCTCTTTAAAAATGGAAGCTTACTAAAATCTTATCCTGTTGGTGTCGGAAAAATGTCTACCCCGACCCCGGCTGGAAACTACTATATTGCCAACAAACGACCCAACCCAGGCGGTCCGTTTGGAGTAATGTGGATGGGGCTAAGTCTACCTCACCATGGTA
The Veillonellaceae bacterium genome window above contains:
- a CDS encoding DUF4127 family protein, yielding MLKRSIGYLLIIFALLSINIMVQSICKNIKTVTPVEGLNYKNYWLKVIVLPLDSRPACTNFVERLGAISGIEIILPPSEILDNYKTPADKNALRIWLKNEGKNADAAIVSVDMLTHGSLLASRLSAGSPEDNQAVLELLKAIHKENDNLKIYAFNIIPRLLLADSKENSVYQKNVFKYSVLKDQVYTFENPSDIEKLSELENQIPPHVLSRYNDLYQQNVKINTELAHLVEEGVITCLVIGQDDGYPFGIPNISKKQIQHYVSQLSSRDRIIITRGTDEVALSLLGRIVTDFSSHHPRVFVMYSDENAPRVTMPYMPNTVATTVREKIFLTGCQETNDINTADYVLYVHIGTDKNIDNLPEMAKQLNDLLNNGYKVALVDLSENFYASQTLFPHLDKKNAVVTKLIAYAGWNTTSNSVGTAVTQALVFTDGLKRYHSAYDIVKLHQDNLEFLTSRFLDDWYFQKNIQDIINSHLKDRKADPYNLNGVYAQTNRLVSTLMQNQAQILYHDYFYNHPILIKTPDGLKKYYITDLNVEAHLPWERTFEIFINTKLSYGLYQ
- the fusA gene encoding elongation factor G, with the protein product MKEYRSDGLRNVGIVAHGGAGKTSLAEAFLFNSGAINRLGRVDDGTSTTDFEPEEVKRKVTISAALAPCEWRDHKINFVDTPGYADFVAEVKGTLRAVDSALVVLCAASGVEVETEKVWQYADELSLPRIGFINKMDRENADYFSVFDSMKERLSTSVVPLQLPIGAEDSFKGIVDLIKMKAITWSQTNKSTESDIPEDLLERALESRQILIEAVAETDDDLLVKYLDGEELSDDELKKGLLKGIADAKIFPVLCGSALKNIGIQQLLDSVLAYIPSPDSKVAMGMHPVSKETVERKITDPFSAIVFKTTADPFVGRLSYLRVLSGSMKPDSMLYNASKEKIERIGSIFTLRGKTQDPLTCAHAGDIVVVAKLQETTTGDTLADKDKPVVYESISYPKPMFTMCIEAKNKGDEDKISNALNRLMDEDPTFKVRKDVETAQLLVSGMGELHTDILAERMKRKFGVDVLLRDPKIPYRETIRGSVKVEGKHKKQSGGHGQFGHVWLQLDPLEPGKQFEFVDSIFGGAVPRQYIPAVEKGVREALNGGILAGYPMVDVKVTLYDGSYHTVDSSEMAFKIASSGALRKGALQAKPVLLEPICNVEINVPESFMGDVIGDLNGKRGRVLGMEPVGKGMSLVKAQVPFSEMFRYTVDLRSITQGRGNYDMSFSHYEEVPQRIAETIIANAKKDRTEEL
- a CDS encoding cob(I)yrinic acid a,c-diamide adenosyltransferase, coding for MKVYTKTGDKGITSLLTGERVDKDSLRVEAYGTVDEITSALGLARAFCKKQDVSETIVKSQKLLMMVMAQLASKGDKATYITNVQVELLEKIIDSFEERLPPLKEFLIPGDTPAGAALDMARTITRRAERQVLRLAKAEPVDESIVITLNRLSDLCFVLMRFEQM
- a CDS encoding gamma carbonic anhydrase family protein; this translates as MPYKDLIPKIDPTVFVAEGARVIGEVTIGENSGIWYNTVLRGDTHPILIGKYTNIQDNSTVHVMHDYPCEIGDYVTVGHGAIVHGCIIGNNCLVGMGAVILSYAQIGDNCIIAAGSVVPERKVIPPNSMVMGVPGKVVRTLTNQEVEAIRKSAIEYHQLAKDYLQQQK
- a CDS encoding M42 family metallopeptidase; the encoded protein is MDKTLNWLKEISTVPGVSGFEQPVKDLMMKKLSHITEISYDKIGSVIFAKKGSLAEPKIMLATHMDEIGFMVKTITKEGFIRFTTLGGWWEQVMLGQRVTVLTSKGNIPGIVGSKPPHILTPEERKKVVKKREMFIDIGAADEQEARSRFGVRPGDPIAPYSEFTVMANEKFLMAKAWDNRIGCAIITEVLEKLQNEMHANTVYGVGTVQEEVGLRGAQTSSNVINPDIAFAVDTCVAGDTPGVTEDLASSKLGKGVAIAIYDASMIPHTKLRNFVIDVAEKNNIPYQLEFTEGGGTDAGKIHVHNQGVPSLVLSIPTRYIHSHNSIIHRDDYEAAVRLIIAIIKDLDFNQYRELLT
- a CDS encoding cyclase, which encodes MPYVEVTLPIKAKPDEVYPILKEMDKYPEFMDDLESVEIIERNANTTQTRWVSNVDGRVIKWIELDTFDDENMHITYRQIEGDLKKFEGEWILTPLENGTEIKLTVDFEFGIPMIAGLLNPILKKKVRENCMSMLQAIKNRLEK
- a CDS encoding acetylornithine/succinylornithine family transaminase, whose product is MGLATIEWEAEGTIIRDIDGKEYIDCLGGYGVFSLGHRNPKVVEAVKRQLDTMPLSSKVLFDKPMADLAEVLAGITPGDLRFSFFVNSGAEAVEGALKLARVHTGRSKVISTVNSFHGKTLGALTATGRDMFREPFQPLLSGFSHVPFNDIQTLKQEIDHDTAAVIIEPIQGEGGIIVPYDNYLPAVRQLCDEYGALLICDEVQTGLGRTGKMFAVDHYNVVPDIITMAKALGGGVMPIGAFTAKASVWEKYITSPFLHTSTFGGNPLACSAAIAAIEVIKEDKLSERAAVEGAYFIEGLKKIQASFGDVIKEVRGKGLMIGIELTKEGIGGLMMSELVNNGVLVAYTLNNPKVIRIEPPLIIGREQIDIVLKVVADAVEKAQEMIEDF
- a CDS encoding L,D-transpeptidase, with the translated sequence MAHSIVIDLSDRKLYLFKNGSLLKSYPVGVGKMSTPTPAGNYYIANKRPNPGGPFGVMWMGLSLPHHGIHGTNNPGSIGGYVSKGCIRMYNRDIMELSKMVTVGTPVKIVH